GTCCCAGGCAGTCCGCAGGCGCGCCAGCACCTTGTCGAATTCGACGGAGACATTTGCCAATTCATTGGCAACCCGGATCCAGGCCGCGCCCGCTCCACCGACAGATGCCGGTCCGGGCCCCTCGGTGAGGTCGCGAGCCAGCTGCTCGGTGCTGCGTGACTCCCACGCAACGTCGGTGAACCCCACGCCCGGAAACCTCCCCTCGTCGAAAAGAACTCAGATGGTCGTGCCGATGTCAGCCGGCGAAGTCCTCGGCCGCCGCGATATTGGACGAATGCCCGCGCAGCGTCGCCGCGATCTCGTGGATCTCAGTCGAGCCCTGATCGGCGGAGGTGCCGAACGAGGCGTGAACCTCGTTGAGTGTCTGGGCAACTCGTTGAGACACCTCGTCGCGGGCGGACGGGGTCACCGTCAGGTTCGGCGCCTCGTCGGCCATCACCCGCTGGACGCGGTTGGCGAGTTCGTCGAGTTGACGGCTGACTTCCTGCACCTCTGCGGGCTGGATGGACATACCGGCGTTGTCGGCCATGGCGCTTCTCCTTGGTTGGGATGACTAGATCCGAAGTTCGACGTCCGGAGCCTGATACGGATCGGCCTCCCCGAGGACCGGGGGTGCCGCGGTACCGAGATCGCCGACGATCTCGCTGCCTTGGTCGGTGGTGTGCAAGAACGATGCCGACGTGTGGTTGTTGCTCGCCGACGCGTTGGCGCCCTGACCGGCTCCCATGGGCCCGTAGGGTGCGCCGCCCATCATTCCCGGCGAGCCGACACCGCCCACCCGGGGCGCAGCTGATTGTGCTGGGGCACTGGCGCTTTCCGCCTGCAGCATCGACGTCATCGGGAGTGAGCGGGGAGGCAATGCGCCTGCGCCGATACCACCGCCGCCCGCGCCGGCACCCATCCCGGCGCCGCCGACCGGGAGCCCGTCTCCGGCTGGGATCGATGGCGGGATTCGCGGCGGACTGGCTGGCCGCCGACGCCGCGCCGGTGCCTGCCTGCACGCCGGCCTCGGCGCCTTTGAGTGCCATCGGCATCAGCGGGGCCA
This genomic window from Mycolicibacterium neworleansense contains:
- a CDS encoding PE domain-containing protein, translated to MADNAGMSIQPAEVQEVSRQLDELANRVQRVMADEAPNLTVTPSARDEVSQRVAQTLNEVHASFGTSADQGSTEIHEIAATLRGHSSNIAAAEDFAG